The following proteins come from a genomic window of Deltaproteobacteria bacterium:
- a CDS encoding sulfatase, producing MDLSGSDAVELFEVEADQDQQGLILITVDTLRADFLGAYGHPRVQTPHLERLASGGQLFRTAIAQSSTTTPSHTSLMTSLYLHDHNVYSNFEAVGQDPATMAQLLKQEGYETFAMVNMRHLNPEVSNLGAGFDTFIRSGNMRRAEESIDEFVKWVDEKEGKKFFAWIHLVDVHTPYRPPPPYDRLYYDGDERDPATKTLDKIWSLLPHHMSDHPYFRTWLAGIRDVEWVIAQYQGAITYVDDQIGRLMDALEDRGILDDTAMVVTSDHGESMGEHDMYFVHTGLYDSTVRVPLITYFPDSGRAGVEVHEVVELIDVMPTVLNYLGIEAPRAIRGRTLWPLIHGQIEPERIALTEHAGRNLVALRSAQYKYIRHLRTRRLQPSYPFKRGSEELYDLSVDPGEKQNIADKSPELVAMFRRELKERRRQRLDMDIGQAQLNEDTIEVLRALGYVR from the coding sequence GATCAGCAAGGGTTAATCCTCATCACAGTCGATACGCTCCGAGCAGACTTTCTCGGAGCCTATGGTCATCCGCGGGTTCAGACGCCGCACTTGGAACGGCTGGCCTCGGGTGGTCAGCTTTTTCGAACGGCCATTGCGCAGTCGAGTACGACTACGCCCAGCCATACATCGCTCATGACCAGCCTCTATCTACACGATCATAATGTGTACTCGAACTTTGAAGCTGTGGGTCAAGATCCGGCAACAATGGCTCAGCTTTTAAAGCAAGAGGGTTATGAAACGTTTGCCATGGTGAACATGCGCCACTTAAACCCAGAAGTTTCAAATTTGGGTGCCGGCTTTGATACGTTTATTCGCAGCGGCAACATGAGACGGGCCGAAGAGAGCATCGATGAATTTGTGAAATGGGTAGATGAAAAAGAAGGTAAAAAATTCTTTGCCTGGATTCACTTGGTAGATGTGCACACGCCCTATCGGCCACCACCACCGTATGACCGCCTCTATTACGATGGGGATGAACGAGATCCTGCAACGAAAACTCTAGATAAAATTTGGAGCTTGCTCCCGCACCATATGTCGGATCATCCGTATTTTCGCACCTGGCTTGCAGGTATACGGGATGTGGAGTGGGTGATCGCACAGTATCAAGGTGCCATTACCTATGTGGATGACCAAATAGGTCGGCTCATGGATGCCCTGGAGGACCGCGGTATCCTAGACGATACGGCTATGGTCGTGACCAGCGATCACGGTGAATCCATGGGTGAGCATGACATGTATTTCGTGCATACAGGCCTTTACGATTCCACGGTCAGAGTGCCGCTGATTACCTATTTCCCAGACTCCGGTCGTGCTGGGGTTGAGGTGCATGAAGTGGTCGAGCTGATTGACGTGATGCCGACTGTTTTAAACTATTTAGGCATTGAAGCGCCGCGAGCGATTCGTGGCCGTACTCTATGGCCTTTGATCCACGGGCAAATCGAGCCAGAGCGTATCGCCTTAACAGAACATGCCGGCCGCAACCTGGTGGCTTTACGGTCAGCTCAATATAAATACATCCGGCACCTGCGTACCCGAAGGCTTCAACCCTCCTACCCATTTAAGCGTGGTAGCGAGGAGCTTTATGACCTCAGCGTCGATCCGGGTGAGAAACAAAATATTGCAGACAAAAGCCCAGAATTGGTTGCTATGTTTCGCCGTGAGCTTAAAGAGCGCCGTAGGCAACGTTTGGATATGGATATTGGCCAAGCCCAGTTAAATGAGGATACTATCGAAGTTCTCCGAGCATTGGGTTATGTTCGTTAA
- a CDS encoding TlpA family protein disulfide reductase: MESARIIGLTGQGIGWVVLLWALDYIFQSPLTVSRWLLRASESPVSGLTTLWSFFVKASLLKACVAAGLGTLLYYRKRRSDDSWELWNCIIVSGYCFAPYTLLVALSACLGHAGFDSPWLLHHRGASATLSDVQSVIAACVVLIYWALCFRGVPLLTAKRIHRPMASVVVLIIAGSIALTGQFISNNAERARPLMQGDSLPDFLIYDASGTKRMPNESKGRVILIDIWATWCGPCVAAMPQLEKIHRKFSNDSFELLSINVEPSKIKEVIQFKQDHNLSFPIFFDRGQARRRLMVSLYPTLILVDENGKIQSVYNGTLGLSALEADIESLVTKAR; encoded by the coding sequence GTGGAAAGTGCCCGGATCATTGGACTTACCGGCCAAGGGATTGGCTGGGTCGTGCTCTTGTGGGCGCTCGATTACATTTTTCAGTCGCCCTTAACTGTGAGTCGATGGCTGCTAAGGGCCAGCGAAAGCCCGGTAAGTGGACTGACCACACTCTGGAGCTTTTTTGTTAAAGCGTCCCTGCTTAAAGCCTGTGTCGCAGCCGGATTAGGCACACTTTTATATTACCGCAAACGCCGCAGCGACGATTCTTGGGAACTTTGGAACTGTATTATTGTATCGGGATATTGCTTCGCGCCTTACACACTTTTGGTCGCCCTAAGCGCTTGTCTTGGTCATGCTGGTTTTGACAGTCCCTGGTTGCTCCATCATCGCGGCGCCTCTGCCACCCTATCGGATGTTCAAAGCGTGATAGCAGCATGCGTTGTCCTTATTTACTGGGCGCTTTGCTTTCGCGGTGTACCTCTGCTCACTGCAAAGCGAATTCATCGGCCAATGGCTTCGGTCGTTGTACTTATCATTGCTGGCTCGATCGCTTTGACCGGGCAGTTCATCTCGAACAACGCAGAACGGGCACGCCCCCTGATGCAAGGCGACAGCTTACCCGATTTTCTCATTTACGATGCGAGCGGAACCAAACGTATGCCCAATGAAAGTAAGGGCCGGGTCATCTTAATTGATATCTGGGCAACCTGGTGCGGGCCCTGCGTGGCTGCGATGCCGCAACTGGAGAAAATTCACCGCAAATTTTCCAACGACTCATTCGAGTTGCTCTCAATCAACGTCGAGCCCTCCAAAATCAAAGAGGTGATTCAATTCAAGCAAGACCACAACTTGAGCTTCCCAATATTTTTCGACCGAGGCCAGGCACGAAGGCGTTTGATGGTATCTTTGTACCCGACACTCATCTTGGTCGATGAAAATGGCAAAATCCAGTCGGTATATAATGGAACTTTAGGCTTGAGCGCACTGGAGGCAGATATTGAATCTCTGGTCACGAAAGCTCGTTAA